A single window of Haliotis asinina isolate JCU_RB_2024 chromosome 5, JCU_Hal_asi_v2, whole genome shotgun sequence DNA harbors:
- the LOC137285218 gene encoding tether containing UBX domain for GLUT4-like, whose amino-acid sequence MATVQVLCPNGRRQNVKITPNSKLLQVLEDVCKKQGFIPAEDYKLVHGRKDLDLSLSFRYANLPNNAKLELQKLEKSRAEENVGIALQLESGQRLQNSFLPGTSLWEILQHWETQSGEYAGKLTAVDNSQTPPAHPVCIYMTEEVVGECALQSATLRKLGLTAGRAVIRLVHRPVEDAVIAELVAKADKEKVKEARLQEIAARKHAEMQESSSSESQTSGDIRCIPERLESNMEADNCDNKETKSEASSSGQEAMEVDNAASVMSVSTGDTSNSNTICDRGQNSAQSQDPVHPSGQSSIEQLRSMNIPGVEIFTPDDFNDLPPDQQQLARALAQKMMQRIMGESSQMPSSQNVAAARPRQALPQPQFADFKFPESSKGKSVYSNELSDVDREEFKPCDRETVLFDLDKPVGSSHPGQTNDDLPDDFFEVTDADVRKMMTDLQKNVENLADAPLMTQSMRQARLEERYSKYKKVVIRVQFPDKLVLQGMFRPRETVFAVQKFVKEHLQDKTTPFYLYTTPPKCVLKDRSSTLIEAHLVPATRVYFGCDVAKDHYLSEGVRAEISTREQAEEVAFKSLPRCEPSSSETAGPKSAAVASRTESSSTRSSSTAKSGEKAPKWLKLGKK is encoded by the exons ATGGCGACGGTGCAAGTGCTTTGCCCGAATGGGCGACGTCAAAATGTTAAGATCACACCTAATTCAAAACTTTTACAA GTACTTGAAGACGTGTGCAAGAAGCAAGGCTTCATTCCTGCAGAAGACTACAAACTTGT GCATGGCAGGAAGGATCTTGATTTGAGCCTCTCTTTTCGATATGCAAACCTACCAAACAATGCAAAGTTGGAACTTCAAAAACTGGAAAAGTCTAGGGCAGAAGAAAATGTAGGAATTGCTCTGCAACTGGAATCAGGTCAGAGGCTGCAAAATTCTTTCCTTCCTGGTACAAGCTTGTGGGAAATTCTTCAACACTGGGAGACACAGTCTGg TGAGTATGCAGGCAAGCTGACTGCCGTTGACAATAGTCAGACACCTCCTGCTCATCCAGTGTGTATCTACATGACAGAGGAG GTGGTGGGTGAGTGTGCTCTGCAGTCCGCAACCCTACGTAAACTGGGACTTACAGCAGGCAGGGCTGTTATACG GCTTGTCCATCGACCAGTTGAAGATGCTGTTATAGCGGAGTTAGTAGCCAAAGCAGACAAGGAGAAAGTAAAGGAGGCTCGTCTTCAAGAAATAGCAGCTAGGAAACATGCTGAAATGCAGGAGAGTTCCTCATCAGAGAGTCAGACATCAGGTGACATCAGATGCatcccagagagactggaatccaATATGGAGGCAGACAATTGTGATAATAAGGAGACAAAGAGTGAAGCAAGTTCATCTGGTCAGGAAGCTATGGAGGTGGACAATGCTGCATCTGTGATGTCTGTGTCCACAGGAGATACTAGTAACTCCAATACAATATGTGACAGAGGACAGAACAGTGCACAGAGCCAGGATCCAGTGCATCCAAGTGGACAGAGTAGCATAGAACAGCTTCGGAGTATGAACATACCAGGAGTGGAGATATTCACACCAGATGATTTCAATGATTTACCGCCAGATCAGCAACAG CTGGCACGTGCACTTGCGCAGAAAATGATGCAGCGTATCATGGGGGAGTCATCACAGATGCCATCAAGTCAGAATGTTGCAGCTGCAAGACCCAGACAAGCACTACCACAACCACAATTTGCCGATTTCAAG TTCCCAGAATCTTCCAAGGGGAAATCTGTCTACTCCAATGAGCTAAG TGATGTGGACCGAGAGGAGTTCAAG CCTTGTGACAGAGAAACTGTGTTGTTTGACTTGGACAAGCCAGTTGGTAGTTCTCATCCTGGGCAGACTAATG ATGATCTTCCTGATGACTTCTTTGAAGTTACTGATGCAGACGTTCGGAAAATGATGACTGACCTCCAGAAAAATGT GGAAAACCTGGCCGACGCCCCCCTGATGACACAGTCCATGAGGCAGGCCAGGCTGGAGGAGCGATATAGCAAGTACAAGAAGGTGGTCATCCGGGTACAGTTCCCGGACAAACTGGTGCTACAGGGGATGTTCAGACCACGTGAAACAG TGTTTGCTGTTCAGAAGTTTGTGAAAGAACATCTCCAGGACAAAACAACTCCATTTTACCTCT ATACAACTCCTCCAAAGTGTGTTCTTAAAGACAGGAGCTCCACTCTCATAGAG GCTCACCTTGTCCCAGCTACACGTGTCTACTTCGGCTGTGACGTTGCCAAAG ATCACTATCTCTCAGAAGGTGTGAGGGCCGAGATCTCTACCCGAGAACAGGCAGAGGAAGTGGCATTCAAGAG CCTTCCCCGCTGTGAACCAAGTTCCTCAGAAACAGCTGGTCCAAAGTCAGCAGCAGTAGCATCACGAACAGAGTCATCTAGCACAAGGTCATCATCAACGGCTAAGTCTGGAGAGAAAGCTCCCAAGTGGTTGAAACTTG GCAAGAAGTAA